Genomic segment of Salvia splendens isolate huo1 chromosome 12, SspV2, whole genome shotgun sequence:
TCGGTATCTTCCCTACTCTTCTCATATCGGAGTAAGGAAGATCCTTCACCACCACGATCTTCCACAACCCAATGAAGCCTGTGGTGTCTGGCGTATGTCCTTCAGATGAAAGAGTATTCAGAGTTACTTCGTCCACGAACATGACAAAGCAAACATTTTTCTTGGACAAACGTGAGACCTACAAAAGCAGAGATCCGAAATAACTCCATTTTCAGAATACACACAAATTGGCACCTCAATGATGATTTAGCAAGGAAAATGATCCATACACTTTTATAATCTCAATGTTCAGAAAATGGACCTAAAGGATCtctatttaatttatagtacttGCACTCAATATTTAGGAGTAAAATATAAGTGGCGAATGTCGTGTCTAAAAGCATACAGGACTCATATTTCTAACTAAAACCGAACAATGTGTAGGGAATTGTACCGTTTTTCCCATTGGTGATCTCAGGCGATCAGAATTTCCAAAGATGCAAGAACTGACTGCAATACTACAGCTGTTGATATATTTTGCATCATCTTCATCCAAGTTAAATCCTGTTATTGACGACCCATTAGGGCCGTTAACAAAACCACATTTTATTTCCTGATCTCGAGCAATAAAAGACTCCTCCCTTTCTCTGAGTGTCTGATGTCCAGCATATCTAGGTTCCCAGTTCTCCTTGCTAATTGGCTTCTCTTCCCTTTCTGTATATTGCAGGGAAAATCTTCCAAATTTTTTACTTTCCGGAGGCTCGACAAGCAGTGCAGTGGAATTCATAATTTCCATTTGGCAAGCACCTAAAGCCGTCAACCATCAGTGGCAATAACACACACATTCGGTAAAGGGAGGAAAAAGGGAAGTAAATTACTTGGAGGTTTCCGATTTTTGGGCTTCTTTTTGGAATCTGAGCGTCGCTTTTCAGGAATCAGCCTACGGACAGGTTGGCCTTCAGCAGGCCTTGTCCGTTTAGAATTAAATTGATCACTAGCATTCTGTGGATGCGGAAGAGTTTCCTCACTATTCAAATCACTAGAATCTTTATCAGCCTCTTCCACGACATCTTGCTTCTCATCTTCAACCAGATCCAAATGGGAAGAATCCCATGTGTCAATGCTATGGGGTAAAATAGTAGATGTAGCACGGTCTGTGCCATCATGCCCAGCATCACCTAGTTCCTCAACTACATCAGCACGTAAGTCCAAACCGTCATCATATTCATCAGCACCCACAAGCGGTTTTTCATCAGATAGCTGGTCATCACCGACCACATCTTTGGAGCCTTTGACATTCTTCAACGAAGCCTTATATTTAGCTTCAAACATTATCAATTCATTATGCTCGCCCTCCTTATATAATCCTCTATGAGAACCATTAAATAAAGACTTCCTCTTTATGTTTTTCATGATAGAACGAATGTTTTCAACAGAACCATCCCTGGTTTGCCTCAATGCCTCATTTTCATCTCTCATTTTAGCATCTTTGCCCCTATCACGAGAATCCCTGCCACGGGAAAATGATCCGTTGCCCAACTTATGGTACTTAGATGCTTCGGTTCGCGTCACATTCTTGAGAAAGTCTGCATCCGTGCTGATATCATCATCTTGTGCTTGGTGTATGCTTATTTCCACTGCTAAACATAGAGTATAGTATGTAAAATGCAGAACAAACACTTTTAACTAAAATTCATGAACCTCAGCATTAAGATTAAGAACAGTTCCTCCAATTAGTTTCCATCACATCCAACAAACCCACAGCCAAATGGTCGGAAAACCATTAAGGTTATAAAAGCTCGTAGAATTAACGGAGAAATCTATTTACAAAATTGGTCTTACTTAACTTCAGATGTAATAAGGTTATGACTTCATATCAAACAAATTTAGCTTCTAGTCttcacttaaataaaattacaaatcaagTTTTAAGCATCTGCATTTCGATTCACCAATAACCTCTGCTTTGTGGAGTATGTTTTACATGTTTCTTCTAATCATAATTCATAACAGCTATGCCTTAAATCAAATAcagatatataaataaaagattTCTCGATTCGAAATTAGAACTTCAACCACCACTATCAATCATGCAGTAACTGTAACAGCTCGAGATCGATGAACGCTTTGAATACCCCATCCACTTTCTACTTGCATGTAACCAATCAATCATAAATTTCTCTATTTATCTATCCCACTACATCAAAACCCCCAAAATAAGTGTGTGAATTTCCATACCATTACTCTGCAAAATGTGATAGAAGAGGGCGGAGATCGAGAGAACGAGAGAGATCGTCAAAGCGAAGAGCCCAATCGAGATCCTATAAGCTGGCGGAGGTTTCAATCGTCGGTGGTGTAAGTGGCGCGTGCCGCCGTGGATTCCGACGGATACATAATCGGGGGCCACGTTTCCGTTTCTGTTTCCGCCGGTGCCGGATTGCCTGTAGAGGGCGGCCATCCGCACATTATGGGACGTAGACAGAGAATGAGTGTGAGTAGACGTCGGCGATGAATTCCGAGGGATTTTGGAAGGGTATAGTGGGGAATTTCTCGAGGAAAGGACACGCGGAGAGAATTTGTTGGACGTGAGCTCACCGGAGAGATTTTTTGGAAGTAGAGACTGCGGtacggaagaagaagaagatggcggTTTTGTCAGTGTGTGTGATTCAACAACCACTTtaacaaataaaactaaatatggagtaatattcATGAAAAAGTCTCTTTACAACTTCAActcattaaataatttattaatgacATGTTCCTTTATTTGTGAGGGATATGCCATATAGTAACAACATCCACGATGAAGCGTCCTAAAGGCGTCCTAAAGCCCGCCTTATACACTGCCACGTCAGTATTTTATCATcctgcccttccacctgcagtcgggcgccctaagcattttcttctatttaaatacttaaataactacaaaaattgggaaaaaccttcattttatttataaaattaatacattacaatacgaattacaaaaaaaatacgcaaactcagcgacggcggttacgggtccacacttcttcaaccatgtcgttcatgagttgcgcatggtcgtgttggttgcgcattgaggcctgtctagatagaacttCATTGAAGCCagtcggtaatcctcgagcgaggggctcggtcgccgtgctggagtaGCTAGATGCACTTTCGTCAtcggtccaatcggtgatgctccaaccttcatgttcgactatcatgttgtgcaagattatgcacgcatacatgacatcggcgagaacttccttgaaccagagacagCCCGGCCCTTTCACGGCTGCATTTAAGGCTCGAGTCAAGGTCGGACTACAGTCCTCCGAGGAACTCCGGTCGTCGTCatggttcattttggtttgtgagagatggagaaacgtgaaagatgagagaaatgagagacgcgagaaatgttcgtatgaaaaatagaatgacaatcgaggtttaaatagacaaatttcgaatttaaaaaatttaaaaacaaaaatgcgttgcatcgtccgcggcgcccatagtgggcggacgatggcacggacgatgccctatcgtccgcgcttcgtccacggagccacagtggcggacgatagcgcgcccgatgcatcgggcgcgctatcgtccgccccactgtagATGGCCTAAGTTTCTTTAATAGACCCATCTGGTGAGCTATCGTCCGTCCCACTATGGATGGCCTAAGTTTCTTTAATAGACCGTGTGcactaaaatttattttggcTTTCTTCAACTATATAGTACTTCCATTCTCGAAAATTCTCTTTACAACTTCAActcaaaaattaatttattaatgacATGTTCCTTCTTTTTTTAGGGATATGACATGTTCCTATATAAACCATTTCATGTAAGTTTCTTTATTAGGATATGTGAActaaaaatgagttttggtgttaaaattttttttaattaattgagtCACTATTaaaaatagtgtgttaaatggacgttgaataaagtaagagagataaaaaaaataaagtaagaaagatgaatacttttttgttaaaaatggAAATGGTCCAATTATGTTGGaaattttctataaaaaaataacacaattaACATGGAACTGAGGGAATATATTAAGCTTTAACTACTTATATTAAGCTTTAACTACTTTAAAATGTGACGTATATCCAAAAAATAGGTTTTAAGCTTTGTATAAATGGTTGGACAtatgattttattaatatcAATTAAACATGCACACATGTTTCAGAGATTGAAAAGATTCTCAtgtatttattggaaaatatgcAAGTTGAAAAGATATACTCTATCCGTCtctgaaaaatatgaaaatttgatcGACGctagttttaatgtataatagatacagtaagagagagataaatggTAGTGTAAGTCGTTTTAGTTGAGATTGAGTTCCACATCATCAGTAGTGTGAATAAAAATAATGTGTAGGCGGTGGAGTCTGACTAGCCATGGCGAGTTCTCTGTGACCTCAGCCTGGGAGGGCATCCGGACTAGACTGCCGAAGAGGGAGATTTTTGGTCTTATTTGAACTAGAGGTTGACTCCTACCATGTCGGTGTTCATTTGGAGGTTACTATTTGGTAGGCTGCCGGTAGATGAAAAGTTGCATAGGAGGGGAATTGAGTTAGCGTCTAGGTGTCAGTGTTGTAGGTCCCCTTCGGTCGAGTCTCTCAACCATGTCTTTTTTTCGAGCCAGTCGGCGATTTCTGCATGGGAGTACTTCGATGCCTGGTTTCCTTCCTCGCACACACCGATTCACACGAGCAccgatattgcacttagactaggtcactGGCGGAGGTCCTCTTTCTAGAGGGCTCCCGCCATGcatattagttttcttgttccttgtttgattgtttggtttctttggacggagaggaacgaCTGCAAGCATGGCGGTCGTCCTTTTCGtcattcacatgttatttggcaggtcactcaTCATCTACATGTGCTAGTTTTGGCCGGCAGGATCACCTCGACTCATTGGAGGGGATGCTCGCCGTCAGTTGATTTCATGCCTTTCTCCCCAGACAGCGTGTTCTGCAGTCGCTCATGGTCTTATGGCGTCCCCCTGATgcaccttgggtgaagctgaacacagacGGCGCCTTCTCTACATCGACACTGGCGGCGGGGGAGGGAGGATTGGTTCGTGGTTCTGATGGAAGCCTTATGCGGGCCTTTTGTGCTCCGATAGCTGCATCATCAAGCTTTGAAGCGGAGCTTTTGGCTCTGATTCAGGGTTTGGAAATGGCTATGGagctttctactcacatttaGATAGAGCTGGACTCAGCGGCTCTGGTTAGTTTGTTGTCATCTAGACACTTTGGCTCCGCGGATTTTAGACATCAtatggctttgatccggagcATGACAGCTCAGCGGCATGTTCgattctcacacatctacagagaGGGGAACCGAGCTGCTGAttttctggcaggtagggggtccagacccctgtcCTTACATATTTTGATCCAATCTCTGCGTCTCGGTAACTGAAGGCGctagttaggatggaccagctgggatatcctaacttccgtttcCGACGTAGAGTGATCTAGCTCTTCTGGTGGTTGATTTTGGTCCTTTCTGGTTTCTCCACTTAGTGTATTTAGTCATCTTTTTTCCACTTGATAGAATGGAGGATCCCGGCTTGTAGGACCTCTACTTTGCatcttcatgttcttgtttagatctTAGTCACTTTTGAGCTAAGATCATGCTTTTGGAACATTACATTTTGATCGTATTTACTGGTTGGGGGTTTGCTTAAACCCCCCGTCCACAAAGGGcgtttttgttaaaaaaaataataataatgtgtaGGGGTAATGTATTGTTTAACTAtgccaaaattagaaagttcatatttttcatggacggactaataagaaaatagttcacacatttcagggacggggggagtactcCGTACCAATTTAATTATGGCTCCCATATATGTATTCTATTGGTTAAAAAGATATAATTTCTCGTCCCATAATAAATGACATACTTAGTTAATGGTACGAGATTATATGAGATGTTTTTTTGTATGTTTAGTGGGAGAGAAAAAATAACATATTAGAACAGAGGGAATaacaatttaatactactatgtaTGCATTCTATTGGAAAATATGTAAGTTTGAAAAAATACACCAATTtaacatactccctctgtctctaTGAACTAGAAGCATTTTTTTCacggaatttaagaaaaaatgttttAAATAAGTTAAGTAAAAggggaataaagtagaaaggaaaaagacAGAGAGATGaacaaagaataaagtaagagagtaaaatatgaaAGAAGAAATATTggcaaaaaaggaaaaaactcGGCTACAATAGGACAACccaaaaaaagaatacgactccaCTTGAGAGGAGCGGAAAGAATATATAAATTCTAATGGACTGTAAAGAGCTTGTTTGAACTATTCACAAAtcacaacaaacaacaaaaatgataaatctgattctccaaaatgaaaacattaaatatgtaaatatataagTTTTGTAGAAACATTGCAAACTGATTCTTTAGATACTTAGTCTTTCAAGGTAATTCAAGGTAAGAATATTTTCGGACTAATATTGttacttttcataaaaaatcaTCAGTTGTGAAATTTATCTTTACTTCAAGAAATCGATATCGATTGAGCAACTCAGTGATAGACCAGTTTCACCACTCATTCCACAATACAGAAGATCTAGACAcgtcttaaagatggtaatcgagagaggcgatGTTAGGCATTGAGAACACAGAGAGAATTGGGAGTAGAAGATTGTTTGTGTATTGCGTTGTGTATATTCCAATGTTTACAGCTCCCAACTATATAGGGAAGAATAATTCCTATCGATGGAAAAAGGTATATGCCTCAATCAATTACATTATTCTTTCTTAATCAAATATTCTTTCCTCAATCAAATATTTcctcaatcttcttcttcttttgttgATGTCTCGGTTGATATCTTTTGACACTCTCCCTCAAGTTGGGTGATGGTATCCCCAATACTCAACTTGTCTAATATTTCCTTGAAGACTTTTGGATGAACTGCTTTGGTAAGGATATCTGCAAGCTGCTCTTCGGACCGAACGAATGGGAACTCTATAATTCCTCATTCAAgtttctccttgatgaagtggcGATCAACTTCGACATGTTTGGTTCGGTCATGCTGCACAGGGTTCTCTGAGATACTGATTGCTGCCTTATTGTCACAGAACAATTGGCTTTTCCTCGTAGGTGGGAAGCCGATCTCTGTCAACAACCTTCTTAGCCACATTATTTCCATTAGCCCACTTTTGATTCCTCGGAACTCGGCCTCTGCACTAGATAGAGCtaccactttctgcttcttacttctccatgtaaCCAAGTTCCCTCCAACGAAGGTGAAGTATCCCCAGTGGATCTTCTGTCAACAGGATtacttgcccaatcagcatcggtATATCCATCGATCTCCAAGTTATCTCTTTTTGCTAGGAATACTCCGTAGCCAATAGTTCCCTTAAGGTATCGCACAATCCTCAAAGCAGCTTCCATATGATGACTTTGAGGTCGGTGCATGAACTGGCTGATCACTTCGACTGCATATGTGATGTCAGGTCTGGTGTGTGAAAGATAGATGAGTTTCCCTACTAATCGTTGGTATCTTTCTCGGTCTGCCAGGTCAACTCCTTCTTCATTCAGTCCGTGGCTAGGAATCATTGGAGTTTCTGCAGGTTTGCAGTCTAGTAGTCTGTCTCTGCAAGCAAGTCTAGAACATACTTTTTCTGCCTCAGAAATATTCCATGTCTCGATCTTAACACTTCGATCCCCAAGAAGTACTTCAATGCTCCtaaatctttcatctcaaactctcTGAATAAGTTATCTCTCAGGTTTTGGATTTCCTCGGTATCATATccagtaatgatcatgtcatccacataaatGATTAGACATGTCACTTTTCCATCTCTCCTTTTTTGTGAAGAGTGTATGGTCTGAATGGCTTTGTTTGAACCCGTGTTTGACCATTGCTTGACAGAACCTTCCAAACTATATTCTCGGAGattgcttcaacccatacagAGTTTTCCTGAGTCGACACACTTCACCTGTTCCAAACTTCATAGAACATCCAGGAGGGACTTTCATATGCACTTCTTTGTTCTTCTCCAACTCACCATGAAGAAATGCATTTGTGACATCGAATTGGTGTAGAGGCCATTCCTTGCACGCTGCCACAGACAACAACGTTCGAACAGTATCCAATTTGGCaactggagagaaggtctcatcGTAATCTACTCCATACACCTGGGTGTAccctttggccacaagtctcgccttgtatctctcgattgaccCATCTGCACTTCGTTTGATGGTAAATATCCATCGACATCCAACAGGTTTCTTTTCCTTCGGCAATGTACACTTCTCCTATGTCCCATTCTTCATGAGAGCatctatctctttcttcatggcttctctccaatgttgATGTTTTGATGCTTCCTCAAATGACTGTGGGATctcctcttcttcatatagggcAGCTTCGAAAGCACGCGCCATTTCAGTGAGGTGCCCTTGTGCAATATTCGCCACAACATATCTGGTTTTCCTTCCTTTCCATTCTGGTGAATATCTCCGGGGAGGAACTCCCCTTGTAGTTCTATGTGGCAGTTCGAAAGGCTGCCCGGAATCTCCATCTTCACCACTGGTCGAGCAGTTTTCTCCATTGTTCCTGTTCACGTTAGTATTCTCCAACGGTACATTATCCACATCTAAACCGTTTACCTCAGGATTCGAAGAAGGGGTCGAAGGCTGAGCAGTGTCACTTAACTCCACGTTTTGTTCAATGGGGTTTGACGGCCCAGCGGTATTGCTACTTTCCTCTGTTGGACCGACTTCTGTGATAGGGATACTctgactctccccctgactggtTTCTCTCCTGACTAGGCATAGGTATAGGTAGCCAATTTAGTAGATCACTATTAGGATTATTATCCGGTTGAGTCTCCCTCTGGCTACTAGATTGGCTAAAGTAGTATTCTCCTTCGACAAAGTCGCAATTCATGGTAGTATGCATTTGACCAGTGGTCGGATCGTAGCACCGATAACCTTTTCGATTTTTTCCATAGCCTAAGAAGACGCACTTGAGGGCACAAGGTGGGAATTTTGTACGTTCATGTTTAGGAATATGGACAAAGACTGAACAACCGAATATCCTAGTCTCAAGGGACAATGATGGTGGTAGTTCAAAATGGTTGGAAAAAATGTCTAAGGGAGTTTTGAAGTTCAGGATTCCTGTGGGTAGACGATTTATAAGGTATACTGCAGTGGCTATAGCTTCAGGCCAAAACTGTCTGGGTATTTTGGACTCGATGAGGAGGGCTCTTGTAATTTCAAGGATATACCGATTTTTTCGTTcggcaaccccattttgttctggagtaTAGGTACaagtagtttgatgaactaaaCCATTTTCCCGAAAGAAATCTTGCATTTTCCCGTTAACAAATTCCCCCCTGTTGTCAGTTCTAAGGATTTGGATTTTCTGTTTaaattgtgtttggataagCGCATAAAACTCAGTAAACTTTTCAAAAACATCAGatttatttttcaagaaatatacCCAGGTCATGCGAGAATAATCATCCACAAATAACAGAAAATAACAAAATCCCTGACCCCCAGTAATtggtgcaggaccccacacatcagagtgaATTAAATCAAAAGGAGTCTTCATTCGAGTATTGTTCAACTTAAAAGAGTGTCTATGACTTTTGGCCAACAAACAAGTGTCACACTAAAAGGAATGTGTAGAAGAAACTAACTTAGGATAAAGTAGACGAAGATATCCTATAGACGGGTGTCCTAACctacgatgccaaagccaagcctgtctgtcAGTCAGTCCGTAAGTCAGCATTGcagtactctgttgggctatctcatccacgtagtacaaTCCGCGttgctcagtgccacgcccaactatcatccccgtcttgatatcctataataaataaaattgcggttgcattagtaatttgcaatttagttctttagtcacatgactaatggataaCAGTTTATGTGATAGTGACGGAATAAAAAGACAGGCTGTTTGGGGGAAATATTAATCGTTCCCGCCCCCTGGACTTGCGCTAGGTCTCCACTGGCTGTTTGGACATAGGATTTGGAAGATTCCGAAATGGTGAGGAAATCTGAGGCATCAAATGACATTGTGCCAGTTGCTCCACAATCGAATATCCACTGGGTATCTTTTATATTGGACTGGGAGGTAGAGGAACATGCAAGGGACTCAAAGGAATTTTGGCAAGGAATTGTGTGTtgaattatgattttttcggtTTGTGGGGGTGAAATTTGTAAAGTTTTGGCAGTATTGGGGTCAGTTTGATATTTCAGAGAGGTTTGTGGTGGCTTTTGAGAGGTTTGGGACATCTGGGGTTGGTTTTGGACAATAGTTTGTGGCTGGGGTATAATATGGGATATTTGGGAGTTGGGGGGGTCGGTTTCGGATTTAGGAGAAGTGGAGGCATTTAAGTGATAATTCCTCTTATTCTCCCACACCCTAGCCGTCACCCCCATGGGTTCCGAAACCCTAGCGCCGCCCTGTCCGCTGGTGGCTGCCTCTGTCGCCGTCGTTTGACTACCGACGACGTTAATTGCTGGTCGATTACCTTCAGACCATGCTCTGACCACCGAGGCAGATGCTACTTCCTTCTTCTCATCGCCGTTTCTGCTTCTGTCTTCTCCGGTGGCGATTGGAGTCGCGACGCTGCCCGCAGATGGAGTTTCGGTGTAGGTAGCTCGCTCTCCGACCGCTATGACTGCTCTGCCTCCCCCTCATCCTCGATTTGAATTTTGATTCGCCCTTGTCTTCTTcatttcatcccaccattcgGGATATCCGTGAATCAGAAAACATGTGTCTCTGGTATGCTTCTTTCCCCCACAATGTGTACATGTGAGTTTACTCTTGTCTTCTTCCTTGCGATTGGACTGGAATTTGGGTTGGTTGAACCCTCTGTTCCTGTCTACCGCACTGAGTCCGATTCCAATCTCGGAATCCTTCGTTTCTGTCTTGGATGATCTAATTCCGGCGTTGACAGCTTCTCGCCTTATGATCCCATAGGCGGTTCTAACATCTGGGAATGGATCTTTGTTTAGGATTTCTCTCTTGATTGGATCATACCGATCGTCGAGAGCCCACAAAAACTGGTAGACTCTATGCCTTTGAATGATTGAGTTATATTTTTTGATGCTTGAGGGCGTATCCATTGGATTGGGGTCGCGGCTGTCTATGGATAACCAGAGGTCCTGGAATTTATTCCACAGTGCCTCCAATGTCATTCCTCCTTGCTTCATTCCATACGCTTGTCTGTGCAGGTCTGATACTTGGAATAGGTCTGCTCCGCTTCCGTACGTGATGGCTAGACCTTCCCATAGGTCTTTGGCtgtctcgtattgagaaacctGGTTTACGAGAGATGGATCAatgttgttgatgatccaaTTGAAGCAACAATGGTCGCGTTGCTGCCATTTCGGGTAGATCAGATCGGTTGGCGAGGGAGGGTCTGAAACTCCAGTGATGTGAGATGTCAGGCTCTTCCCTCCGACGGCTCTTCCCATCATTCTCGCCCATAGAGGATAATTGTCCCCGTCGAGCTTTGCGACGAGTTTGATATCTCCCAGTGATTCTGGTTGGGGTTCGTCTGGAGGATATTGTTTTGGAGGTTTTTCAGACTTATGAGACATACTTAGTCTCAAAAGTTCTGCAAATTGGTCGGAAGAAAGAGTTACAGGGGTGTTTGAGTGTGGAGTTTTTACTTCGGATCCAGAGTCAGATTCTGACATCTTGATTTTTGGCTGTTTTGCAGGTTTCAAAAAAAAAGGGCGGGGAAGGTATAGTGAGgctatgatgatatttttctgagcCTCAAGCCCGGAttaacctgctctgataccatcttaaagatggtaatcgagagaggcgttGTTAATCACCTTGATAGGCATTGAGAACACAGAGAGAATTGGGAGTAGAAGATTGTTTGTGTATTGCGTTGTGTATATTCCAATGTTTACAGCTCCCAACTATATAGGGAAGAATAATTCCTATCTATGGAAAAAGGTACATGCCTTAATCAATtacattattctttctcaaTCAAATATTCTTTCCTCAATCAAATATTTcctcaatcttcttcttcttttgctGATGTCTCGGTTGATATCTTTTGACAGCCTACTTTTAATGACATCAATTGTAACTTCCAAAAATGGGATTAGACAAGTTTACTATTTTAAGAAGAAGAGAGTCATCATATGGgaaatcatccataaaaaagttttaaattgacgattgatttatattactataaatggcTTGTATCTTATTGGTATGGAATGCTAAAATTAGTATTATTTCATTTAAGAATAATTAGAGAACTAAATgaataatttttactaaattgTAAAAACTTTCGAATGCTATTAAGAAGTTAAAAAGAGAACGGTTTTAAAACTGTACAATATTCAAAAAAGTTGAATTCCatgtatttctttttttgtggtGCAATAACTATGTTGAATAAACATGCAGTTGCCGAGAAATATATTGAGTTTTGGCATGGAGATAATTTTATCTCCACGGTGATGAAAGGATGGAATACTCTAgatctaaataaataaatactccctccctccgtccactattttctttttcgtccgtccctaaagagtatgaacatttcaattttgaaaattctcttctctctaatgaggtgagacacattcttcactaacaatacatTAAAAAACTTCTTCtatctctctcctactttactaataatgtattaaaactcgtgtcaaacccaaagttcatactatTTGGGGATGGAAGGAGTAATTAATTTCTAATGGTGCCACAtattagagcacccacaatggggcgcccgatggcggccatcgtcctcgggcgcggacgatgcctccattgtgggtgccacgcccgatgcatcgtccgcggaagaagcgcggacgatggcctatcgtccgcgccatcgggcgccccattgtgggctaGGCGGACGATGGGCGCGGACGGTGACAcgcgtttttgatttttttttttccgaattttgtctatttaaacctcgtttctcattcacttgttcatacgaacatctcaCCTCTCTCATTTtgctcatctctcacatttctacctctctcgcataccaaaatgaacGACGACGACGACACCACTAGTTCT
This window contains:
- the LOC121757019 gene encoding probable hexosyltransferase MUCI70 isoform X1; the encoded protein is MAALYRQSGTGGNRNGNVAPDYVSVGIHGGTRHLHHRRLKPPPAYRISIGLFALTISLVLSISALFYHILQSNAVEISIHQAQDDDISTDADFLKNVTRTEASKYHKLGNGSFSRGRDSRDRGKDAKMRDENEALRQTRDGSVENIRSIMKNIKRKSLFNGSHRGLYKEGEHNELIMFEAKYKASLKNVKGSKDVVGDDQLSDEKPLVGADEYDDGLDLRADVVEELGDAGHDGTDRATSTILPHSIDTWDSSHLDLVEDEKQDVVEEADKDSSDLNSEETLPHPQNASDQFNSKRTRPAEGQPVRRLIPEKRRSDSKKKPKNRKPPSACQMEIMNSTALLVEPPESKKFGRFSLQYTEREEKPISKENWEPRYAGHQTLREREESFIARDQEIKCGFVNGPNGSSITGFNLDEDDAKYINSCSIAVSSCIFGNSDRLRSPMGKTVSRLSKKNVCFVMFVDEVTLNTLSSEGHTPDTTGFIGLWKIVVVKDLPYSDMRRVGKIPKLLPHRLFPSARYSIWLDSKLRLQLDPLLILEYFLWRKGYEYAISNHYDRHCLWEEVAQNKKLNKYNHSVIDEQFVFYQSDGMRRFNESDPDKLLPSNVPEGSFIVRAHTPMSNLFSCLWFNEVDRFTPRDQLSFAYTYHKLRRMNPGKPFYLNMFKDCERRKIAKLYRHRSEEKRASSSHVDL
- the LOC121757019 gene encoding probable hexosyltransferase MUCI70 isoform X2, encoding MAALYRQSGTGGNRNGNVAPDYVSVGIHGGTRHLHHRRLKPPPAYRISIGLFALTISLVLSISALFYHILQSNVEISIHQAQDDDISTDADFLKNVTRTEASKYHKLGNGSFSRGRDSRDRGKDAKMRDENEALRQTRDGSVENIRSIMKNIKRKSLFNGSHRGLYKEGEHNELIMFEAKYKASLKNVKGSKDVVGDDQLSDEKPLVGADEYDDGLDLRADVVEELGDAGHDGTDRATSTILPHSIDTWDSSHLDLVEDEKQDVVEEADKDSSDLNSEETLPHPQNASDQFNSKRTRPAEGQPVRRLIPEKRRSDSKKKPKNRKPPSACQMEIMNSTALLVEPPESKKFGRFSLQYTEREEKPISKENWEPRYAGHQTLREREESFIARDQEIKCGFVNGPNGSSITGFNLDEDDAKYINSCSIAVSSCIFGNSDRLRSPMGKTVSRLSKKNVCFVMFVDEVTLNTLSSEGHTPDTTGFIGLWKIVVVKDLPYSDMRRVGKIPKLLPHRLFPSARYSIWLDSKLRLQLDPLLILEYFLWRKGYEYAISNHYDRHCLWEEVAQNKKLNKYNHSVIDEQFVFYQSDGMRRFNESDPDKLLPSNVPEGSFIVRAHTPMSNLFSCLWFNEVDRFTPRDQLSFAYTYHKLRRMNPGKPFYLNMFKDCERRKIAKLYRHRSEEKRASSSHVDL